In Peromyscus leucopus breed LL Stock chromosome 16_21, UCI_PerLeu_2.1, whole genome shotgun sequence, a single genomic region encodes these proteins:
- the Tfeb gene encoding transcription factor EB isoform X1: MAQLAQWPWANPFCQDSVSPYVQWEQPYLCQPTFKDYEDDEYFMDLSPFDCREPEPATAMASRIGLRMQLMREQAQQEEQRERMQQQAVMHYMQQQQQQQPQPQLGGPPTPAINTPVHFQSPPPVPGEVLKVQSYLENPTSYHLQQSQHQKVREYLSETYGNKFAAHISPAQGSPKPPPAASPGVRAGHVLSTSASNSAPNSPMAMLHISSNPEKEFDDVIDNIMRLDNVLGYINPEMQMPNTLPLSSSHLNVYSSDPQVTASLVGVTSSSCPADLTQKRELTDAESRALAKERQKKDNHNLIERRRRFNINDRIKELGMLIPKANDLDVRWNKGTILKASVDYIRRMQKDLQKSRELENHSRRLEMTNKQLWLRIQELEMQARVHGLPTTSPSGVNMAELAQQVVKQELPGEDCPGEALMLGPEVPDPEPMPALPPQASLPPAAQPQSPFHHLDFSHSLSFGGGGDEGPTGYHDPLGTEHGSSPFPNLSKKDLDLMLLDDSLLPLASDPLFSTMSPEASKASSRRSSFSMEEGDVL; encoded by the exons ATGGCTCAGCTTGCTCAGTGGCCTTGGGCAAATCCCTTCTGTCAGGACTCAGTTTCTCCTTACGTACAATGGGAGCAACCGTACTTGTGCCAGCCCACGTTTAAAGACTACGAGGACGATGAGTACTTCATGGACCTGTCTCCCTTCGACTGCAGGGAGCCCGAGCCAGCAACCGCCATGGCGTCACGCATCGGGCTGCGCATGCAGCTCATGCGGGAGCAGGCGCAGCAGGAGGAGCAGCGAGAGCGCATGCAGCAGCAAGCCGTCATGCATTAcatgcagcagcaacagcagcagcagccgcagccgcaACTGGGGGGACCACCTACCCCGGCCATCAACACCCCAGTCCACTTCCAGTCGCCGCCACCCGTGCCTGGCGAGGTGTTGAAG gTGCAGTCCTACCTGGAGAACCCCACCTCCTACCACCTGCAGCAGTCCCAGCACCAGAAGGTTCGGGAGTACCTATCTGAGACCTACGGGAACAAGTTTGCGGCCCACATCAGCCCCGCCCAAGGCTCCCCGAAACCCCCGCCAGCAGCATCCCCCGGGGTGCGGGCTGGCCATGTACTGTCCACCTCAGCCAGCAACAGCGCCCCCAACAGTCCCATGGCCATGCTGCACATCAGCTCCAACCCTGAGAAGGAG TTTGACGATGTCATCGACAACATTATGCGCCTGGACAATGTGCTGGGCTACATCAACCCTGAGATGCAGATGCCAAACACG CTACCCCTGTCCAGCAGCCACCTGAACGTGTACAGCAGTGACCCCCAGGTCACAGCCTCCCTGGTAGGTGTCACCAGCAGCTCCTGCCCTGCTGACCTGACCCAGAAGCGAGAGCTCACAG atgctGAGAGCCGGGCCCTGGCCAAGGAACGGCAGAAGAAAGACAACCATAACCTAA TTGAGAGGAGACGCAGGTTCAACATCAATGACCGCATCAAGGAGCTGGGAATGCTGATCCCCAAGGCCAATGACCT GGACGTGCGCTGGAATAAGGGTACCATCCTCAAGGCCTCTGTGGATTACATCCGGAGGATGCAGAAGGATCTGCAGAAATCCCGGGAGCTGGAGAACCACTCCCGGCGCCTGGAGATGACCAACAAGCAGCTCTGGCTTCGTATCCAG GAGCTGGAGATGCAGGCGCGAGTCCACGGCCTCCCCACCACCTCGCCGTCCGGTGTGAACATGGCTGAGCTGGCCCAGCAGGTGGTGAAGCAAGAGCTGCCCGGTGAAGATTGCCCGGGGGAGGCTCTGATGCTGGGGCCTGAGGTCCCTGACCCCGAGCCGATGCCGGCTCTACCTCCCCAGGCCTCGCTGCCCCCAGCCGCCCAGCCGCAGTCTCCTTTTCATCATCTGGACTTCAGCCACAGCCTgagctttgggggtgggggtgatgagGGGCCCACAGGCTACCATGATCCCCTGGGGACAGAGCATGGCTCCTCCCCATTCCCCAACCTGTCCAAGAAGGATCTGGACTTAATGCTCCTAGATGACTCCCTGCTACCCCTGGCCTCCGACCCCCTCTTTTCCACCATGTCCCCTGAGGCCTCCAAGGCCAGCAGCCGACGGAGCAGCTTCAGCATGGAGGAGGGCGATGTTCTGTGA
- the Tfeb gene encoding transcription factor EB isoform X2, which produces MASRIGLRMQLMREQAQQEEQRERMQQQAVMHYMQQQQQQQPQPQLGGPPTPAINTPVHFQSPPPVPGEVLKVQSYLENPTSYHLQQSQHQKVREYLSETYGNKFAAHISPAQGSPKPPPAASPGVRAGHVLSTSASNSAPNSPMAMLHISSNPEKEFDDVIDNIMRLDNVLGYINPEMQMPNTLPLSSSHLNVYSSDPQVTASLVGVTSSSCPADLTQKRELTDAESRALAKERQKKDNHNLIERRRRFNINDRIKELGMLIPKANDLDVRWNKGTILKASVDYIRRMQKDLQKSRELENHSRRLEMTNKQLWLRIQELEMQARVHGLPTTSPSGVNMAELAQQVVKQELPGEDCPGEALMLGPEVPDPEPMPALPPQASLPPAAQPQSPFHHLDFSHSLSFGGGGDEGPTGYHDPLGTEHGSSPFPNLSKKDLDLMLLDDSLLPLASDPLFSTMSPEASKASSRRSSFSMEEGDVL; this is translated from the exons ATGGCGTCACGCATCGGGCTGCGCATGCAGCTCATGCGGGAGCAGGCGCAGCAGGAGGAGCAGCGAGAGCGCATGCAGCAGCAAGCCGTCATGCATTAcatgcagcagcaacagcagcagcagccgcagccgcaACTGGGGGGACCACCTACCCCGGCCATCAACACCCCAGTCCACTTCCAGTCGCCGCCACCCGTGCCTGGCGAGGTGTTGAAG gTGCAGTCCTACCTGGAGAACCCCACCTCCTACCACCTGCAGCAGTCCCAGCACCAGAAGGTTCGGGAGTACCTATCTGAGACCTACGGGAACAAGTTTGCGGCCCACATCAGCCCCGCCCAAGGCTCCCCGAAACCCCCGCCAGCAGCATCCCCCGGGGTGCGGGCTGGCCATGTACTGTCCACCTCAGCCAGCAACAGCGCCCCCAACAGTCCCATGGCCATGCTGCACATCAGCTCCAACCCTGAGAAGGAG TTTGACGATGTCATCGACAACATTATGCGCCTGGACAATGTGCTGGGCTACATCAACCCTGAGATGCAGATGCCAAACACG CTACCCCTGTCCAGCAGCCACCTGAACGTGTACAGCAGTGACCCCCAGGTCACAGCCTCCCTGGTAGGTGTCACCAGCAGCTCCTGCCCTGCTGACCTGACCCAGAAGCGAGAGCTCACAG atgctGAGAGCCGGGCCCTGGCCAAGGAACGGCAGAAGAAAGACAACCATAACCTAA TTGAGAGGAGACGCAGGTTCAACATCAATGACCGCATCAAGGAGCTGGGAATGCTGATCCCCAAGGCCAATGACCT GGACGTGCGCTGGAATAAGGGTACCATCCTCAAGGCCTCTGTGGATTACATCCGGAGGATGCAGAAGGATCTGCAGAAATCCCGGGAGCTGGAGAACCACTCCCGGCGCCTGGAGATGACCAACAAGCAGCTCTGGCTTCGTATCCAG GAGCTGGAGATGCAGGCGCGAGTCCACGGCCTCCCCACCACCTCGCCGTCCGGTGTGAACATGGCTGAGCTGGCCCAGCAGGTGGTGAAGCAAGAGCTGCCCGGTGAAGATTGCCCGGGGGAGGCTCTGATGCTGGGGCCTGAGGTCCCTGACCCCGAGCCGATGCCGGCTCTACCTCCCCAGGCCTCGCTGCCCCCAGCCGCCCAGCCGCAGTCTCCTTTTCATCATCTGGACTTCAGCCACAGCCTgagctttgggggtgggggtgatgagGGGCCCACAGGCTACCATGATCCCCTGGGGACAGAGCATGGCTCCTCCCCATTCCCCAACCTGTCCAAGAAGGATCTGGACTTAATGCTCCTAGATGACTCCCTGCTACCCCTGGCCTCCGACCCCCTCTTTTCCACCATGTCCCCTGAGGCCTCCAAGGCCAGCAGCCGACGGAGCAGCTTCAGCATGGAGGAGGGCGATGTTCTGTGA